TTTTAATTTTGACACTAGTGCTACAATAGATGAATGGATACAAAACTTTCAGTGTGAAGATGTCACAAAATTCAATCAAAATTTATTGGACAACTCATttgaaatagaaaacaataaccCAAATTTGTTAGTTAATCCACAGAATGTGCTACAACAGACATTTGTTCGACCTTTCAGAAGGGTCGCACAACCAGAAGCAGTAACAGTTAAAGTGGAAGCAACTGAAGACGATGTTGTAGTGCAACAAGTGCAAAACGCTCATTTTCAACATCCGTCAACTCAATCAGACAATGTACGAAGTTTTGTAAAGATTCAACCCGCAGGATCACAACGTAACTTCACTCTATCACATTCAAATGTTAATATAAACAATAACACGATTACACATGTGCAGAATTTCAAACAACAAGAAGGTTCGCCATCTCAAAGATCTCCCGTCCTTGTCAAGCATTTACATAATGGAATTAGTACGACACAACCAAATAATTTCTCATATTCATCATCCAGTGGTCAAAATATTCCAAATGTGCCAAATTCTAGTGACATTGTTGACAAAGTCTTCCCCAAACCTGTTTATTCCTATAGCTGTCTGATCTCTATGGCGCTGAAGAATAGTAAGAATGGAAGTTTACCTGTTAGTGAAATCTACAACTTCATGATGTAAGTATTgtcttttacatattttggtGAGTTTTTACCAAGTCCATTTTACAATCTTTGATATTATTTTGCCAATCATGTACATAAACTTGTAACACGTCATATCCAAAAATGGACATCAACATTTATTAATGTTGTTTTAGGggtgctttttaaaaaaaagtcccTTGGTCTGCAGATTATCTTGTTACATGTAACATGTAATACCATCAATATTGAACAGTataacacaatttgaaatttttctcCAAGAAAATAGTTGTTTAAACTACAAATTGTATTACAAGTAGACAGGATGCAAATGAACTTTGATACCACTATAGCTGAACTTTTGTGGGGTTTATCCAGTTTTAAATGCACACATAATCACAAATCTACCTTTATAATTGAGACCATAAAGTGGAATACACAATAATAAACCTACAGTCTCTTGAATACATATATAGGTTTTGatataaaattcagttcaaaCCATTATTTTAATGATAGTTTACTTCTCTTTAAACTTTCATGAATGCATCACAGTCTTTAATTTTAACCTGTTATATTCGTTACATACTGTACATGtagaatataaattatttatttaacaattataattcaacaatatttgaataatataagATTTGAATTTTACATAAGGGGGATGGATGCATGACCAtgaattaattttcaatttgtaCTTTAGCGTCGTTAATAATAAGCATGTGAACGAATTTTCCATATGAGTAATTCTGTGGAATgtcattatatacatgtaataaacttCTGCTGCTGTCAAAGTGTGACAGGTTACTAACAATTTAATTAGATTATCTCTGTAATCTAATTACCACTTGACAGTTTTATAATACATTGTTTATTGGATTGTCACGGTCTGCTGGTCAAGGTGGATTAAAGGTATTATAATCCCTTAATAAATTGATTAtattcaatcaaaatatttataatatgaactgaaaaaacaaatttaaaatgtaatgggaaaatattaattatttcattGCTTCATGCACTAACAATTTTCATGTAGAAAACAAGGTATGAGAAAGAATTAGTGCTTACTGATAGAAAAACAGAGAAGACCATGAGCTATAAAAAAGCTTTGAATAAAGTGTATGCACATGTTGTATTGGTTGTAATAATATAGTATATATAGAATATGATGTTCAAATATACATCAATGCTATGTTTTCTTTGATACTCTGCATTGTTTCTTGATTTCTTTGTCGTCATATCATGGATCAAGATTATAAAGAAACATTGGTGTACTTAAGTTTATAATTGTTGAGGAAAAAGCATAATCCCTTTCTCATGCcacatatatttttctgtttataaatCACCTCTTCATCAATTGAAAATGGTTAAACAACAATTCTTAATATAAATTTCCCCACATCAATTTCTATACTTGGTTCATTATTCTTCACATGCTTTAAACACCTGCCTATTTGCATGGCcttctatttgtttttgtataataGTCTGATAATTAATatgatttattataattttcagaaCCCATTTCCCATACTTTAAGACGGCCCCTGATGGTTGGAAGGTAAGTCTATTCAGAAGTCAATTAACATGTAGAACAGGTGTAATAAACATTTGAATTGATTGGTCAATCATTGTCACATGGTTAGCTTTTAAACTACAGGtgcaaatttcaaaaatcacattGTCATTTTATCATTCATTGTATTGTGTAAAATTACTCATTGGAACACAGTGTAGTAAAAAGTATTAGCTTACTACACATGCTACACAAAGGATTtgataaataaagtttatttatagatttagtcagattatttatatatactattGGGGCCCCCGGAGGGGGTTCCCAGGGTTACAAATAAGCTTAACTTAACTGTGGGaaattattattatgattattctCAAGTGAagatataacaaatcaaatattaagttttatttttattgtgtgtaAACATATTTAGTTTGTTACTTAACAAAACAAACGAAACATAATATAGCAATAAAATGACAATTCTATTATGATAGCAAAATTTATACTTCTGTCCTTAATTTAAATGACTGTCTATAAAGGAGTCAATatcttaaatatgtttcataattttaatataaattaaatcttATGAAATGCCAATTTACAAAATGGGTAGTAGCAGAGTGTTGATAAATCAAACaaacctgggactattataaaAATGATTCAGATTGAGACAAGAATAGATAACTTActgttaattcacaaaatattgcatgcatttattattgcgattttgtcattttagactgaaatgcaattttaatttataCGATTTACAGAAAactcctgtttaattcatataaaatatttcaaaatgtaagttaaaattattgcgtttacagctctgtcgcattttttcacaattaatttctgaatttacagtattataacTAATTCACATATGTTGTGCTTGATTAAGAAATTATTAAGAGcctgtaatttgttttgtttcagaaTTCTGTACGCCACAATTTGTCCCTTAATAAGTGCTTTGCTAAAGTTGATACCCCCAAGTTAAATGGGAATGCCAAGAAAGGATGTTTGTGGGCCCTGAATCCAGAGAAGATTGAAAAGATGGAAGATGAAATAGCTAAACACAGAAAGAAGGATTTAGAAGCCATTAAACTAAGCATGTCAATGCCTGGTATGTATTATACACAGAAAGAAGGATTTAGAAGCCATTAAACTAAGCATGTCAATGCCTGGTATGTATTATACACATAAACATAGAAAGAAGGATTTAGAAGCCATTAAACTAAGCATGTCAATGCCTGGTATGTATTATACACATAAACACAGAAAGAAGGATTTAGAAGCCATTAAACTAAGCATGTCAATGCCTGGTATGTATTATACACATAAACATAGAAAGAAGGATTTGGAAGCCATTAAACTAAGCATGTCAATGCCTGGTATGTATTATACACATAAACACAGAAAGAAGGATTTGGAAGCCATTAAACTAAGCATGTCAATGCCTGGTATGTATTATACACATAAACATAGAAAGAAGGATTTGGAAGCCATTAAACTAAGCATGTCAATGCCTGGTATGTATTATACACATAAACACAGAAAGAAGGATTTGGAAGCCATTAAACTAAGCATGTCAATGCCTGGTATGTATATACACATAAACACAGAAAGAAGGATTTGGAAGCCATTAAACTAAGCATGTCAATGCCTGGTATTTATTATACACATAAACACAGAAAGAAGGATTTGGAAGCCATTAAACTAAGCATGTCAATGCCTGGTATGTATATACACATAAACATAGAAAGAAGGATTTGGAAGCCATTAAACTAAGCATGTCAATGCCTGGTATGTATTATACACATAAACATAGAAAGAAGGATTTGGAAGCCATTAAACTAAGCATGTCAATGCCTGGTATGTATTATACACATAAACATAGAAAGAAGGATTTAGAAGCCATTAAACTAAGCATGTCAATGCCTGGTATGTATTATACACATAAACATAGAAAGAAGGATTTAGAAGCCATTAAACTAAGCATGTCAATGCCTGTTATGTATTATACACATAAACATAGAAAGAAGGATTTAGAAGCCATTAAACTAAGCATGTCAATGCCTGGTATGTATTATACACATAAATTTcacgctgtgttgaagacccactgGTCTTATCCTAAAATTACAGTTTGGCTGCAAACAAAATTtagtatagaatatttttttccccctaaatatatatttaatgtttgaAACATGATAATATTTCCTGTGAATTTAATATTAATTGGTCTTATTATAATTAAGTATTATGTAGACAAGAGTGTTAGATATTTTACACTTCAAACAGTTTTAAGATAGACATCAAAGAGAATGTATTGATCTGATTAAATGATTAGATATGCCTAAAGGGATATAACTCTTGCTGGACAAAGAACATACATTCTCCTTGGTATGTTATAATTAATGAGGGTTTAATTGATAGGTAAATATGTCCtttgatgtacatgtaaacaTGATAATTGTTTTATGATAACATGAAAATActgttattattttattgataattttaattttgtatcaGATAATTTTGGTctagattttgttttaaaattccatgttatattttcaaatgtgaaaaataaaaataagttataaAAGTTAAAATAGCTATTTTCCTTTCAAAGAAATTAAAGATGTGTGAAAAAGAGATATGAAAAACTGCTATTTCCCATAAAACTAAGGTACTTTATAGCCTAGCAAAATTTATAAATGGAATCCAATGATAtgatttaaaagaatttaaaaccTTATTTTTCTGGATCAATTATTTCCCACTTAGTATTCCCCACTGGTAGCCCCATTTAATCAGGACAGGTATAACAATGGTAGTACAACTGACAGATGGAGTTTGACACTTCTAAGATAAAGATAATACAAAAGTTTTCATTGGACAAAGCCTTTGTTTACATTATTTCACAGGTTTTCAAAGGACAAGTGTCAGGcatgaatgtaaatatttatatttgttcttCTCTTCTGTAAAGATTGAATCAACAGAATTCAAGGAgataaaaagtttttaattcttTACAATTTTATCATATCTGTAACAAAGAAGAATAGAAATTATCCTTTAcatcccactttcattttcttgtataaaaaaagttatttcaagcaatggagatatacatgtattatgttattttcttttcaattctcaattttatataatttctaaAAGTAAATTGTATGACTAagaatatgttttgttttgcCCAAGAAAATGTTGAGAAATTGTGTATCATCAACATGGAAGATTATAACCTTTGTTTAACTTCTGTTTGGTTCAGTGAAAAGTTACCAATCATAATTTATTTCTCTTCTTGGAGTAGATCGTAGAATATATTCTGACCTTATACAAGTAAAATAaaagtctttttattttgtagaaaaattAGAATTAATAGAAGCCGGTAAAGCTGGTCCTGTTGGTGGAGATCCACCCAGTCCACGGTGTTCAACACCTCACACACCTAAAGAAACAGCTGAATACCTGATCAATGACCTACCCACAATAGACAGCGGTATGCAAATGGACCACTCTCTAACAGATATCAGTCTACAGGTAAGGTTACAAGTTATTCACAGATATACTAATACAAGtaaggagatatggtataattgccaatgagtcaactatccaccCCAATTCAAATAAAGTGAATGTTAGCAATTATAGTCAATGAtgcaaccttcaacaatgagaaaaatccctACCGTATGGTTGACTATAAAAGTTCAAAACATAAGAatattcaattgagaaaaccatCTTTAGCATTGGTTTGCTTGAAAACAGTTTATGGATCACCAGGTGTAAGAATTCATGGTAATTCTGACCAGATCAAGTTGCTAAGTGCTTGACCTTCAATGTGCTCTTGAGTTCTGGATTTCACATGTTCTGGCCTAGGTCCTATCACACTATAGTGAGGGTAACATTGGCATTTGTTACCTCTCTACTAAGCTGACAACACTTGGGGAAAGAGCAAGAAATGCCAACTCTTTGTGTCAGGATTATTACAAGATGACATTCTTGTTAGATAGCACCAAACACATTTCGACCATAGTTTGGGACCCCAAAGGAttgatatgttttaaatttatttttgcatCTATATATAGACATATAGCAAAAACACCAATAAAGTACATAA
Above is a window of Mytilus galloprovincialis chromosome 7, xbMytGall1.hap1.1, whole genome shotgun sequence DNA encoding:
- the LOC143082115 gene encoding uncharacterized protein LOC143082115, which produces MMASMPYPNVNDMDFLDSVSLDNDLQKEMEKILQGSDKFTFDNYLSSGTGTESSNHGFNFDTSATIDEWIQNFQCEDVTKFNQNLLDNSFEIENNNPNLLVNPQNVLQQTFVRPFRRVAQPEAVTVKVEATEDDVVVQQVQNAHFQHPSTQSDNVRSFVKIQPAGSQRNFTLSHSNVNINNNTITHVQNFKQQEGSPSQRSPVLVKHLHNGISTTQPNNFSYSSSSGQNIPNVPNSSDIVDKVFPKPVYSYSCLISMALKNSKNGSLPVSEIYNFMITHFPYFKTAPDGWKNSVRHNLSLNKCFAKVDTPKLNGNAKKGCLWALNPEKIEKMEDEIAKHRKKDLEAIKLSMSMPEKLELIEAGKAGPVGGDPPSPRCSTPHTPKETAEYLINDLPTIDSGMQMDHSLTDISLQNGLWDDSGEINVVDLPMTTPTLSNGHVTLSASTATIPVKISLANGAVYQGNFACTASPMTSGNSSQIPSYVLSAQI